A stretch of Babesia bigemina genome assembly Bbig001, chromosome : V DNA encodes these proteins:
- a CDS encoding ubiquitin carboxyl-terminal hydrolase, putative: MHWYVDQEAPDRMPPISANEVELVVSDFRGKVIEPLSRLLKEGDPNEEIRRLQNLTVFSEWKDIPNFRFRIMFFPVSPQPEGDSGIQEYHISAYVEGTAKDDWPENWVCYSTRFCVIVLNHKDVHLSVYKADSFNFSSSEADRGWQGILTHTQLVDGGFLNENGDLVLRAGVYPIGAEVNRAAREHGYDCRKATGFVGLQNHGATCYMNALLQSLYSITKFRKAVYSLNFRVDEMIGEQSYEIMKRLQSEMRDCHPSEVQSNNGYKNSKRKSHEHSEFNNEDNEGSADNSDLFVDSNMDERDCRAILMEEEEEQKKVPSVGLALQNLFYKLRYAQHAPPCKELMRSFGWDSSDMFTQQDSHELLKLLLDKMEEQMKGTPVEGSVKQMFEGEMETYIECIDIDYKSSRMETFEDIQLDIQGCSDIYDSLKKLTEAEILSGDNMYEAEGHGKQRARKGIRFLKFPPVCVFLLKRFTFDLQRMDTVKLNDRFEFYKEIDLSPFCPTGGQYVLQAVSVHHGSINSGHYYAFAASDKRQWHRFDDENVAKVSEYAVIGDNFGGEEPDCYNYCSAENESSPRPSRRTKNYNAYILIYVLKSAAGDILGDCDPVSEGYSMITRCCMQDRLAAMRHRVRERLSQSIKVKVFEKSDFEGLKFMDQPFMGWLGGKVITFDRSTVLSEALKRIGNMFAKPDTDVYAGPENFHVMGINRSTHRFCCLAEVRGHQEVSDDTLQSIVSQIRHDVFQVYDPTLYILYVPRPMHCASIQSSSLFFIKYFDIFSENPDGERLICIDVVYLSPEGTILQVAGPALCKLARFMTEGLITPYHVSAIERCVSRIGSVDMSSKSVREMDAILNQILHEESLHLNWYVEQSGLYEAVALNKTLKEQHLGNGDLLVFNFRPTESMRRLVEEIDTKFTLKEDFVETRPVLEGALSGPLFHVSADYLQSGEAPGASISPHTIAFRDMRARWESFAATEILKYQSVNMFPIYDFPSFIDWRLNVVTITFELYNPFEQLGAWVNCCGSIVKAVGSVDDPSPKSFEESPKVAGPLKTVQFTLDLRVPCKHALRYVCWSMGVDPAHVLFYAHQPHKLESIWMRPASIDDFCHRDGSLGFVQKPLSNLFTALGKAVRHDNANRDAVMRSGSINSNAQCSDHSVDSACQTDISAASGTGNANGIGNVLALPNRTISGSDTGILDSGRDTGREEMMGGVPLANSLNSRFEGGSNKPNVIYMAVFPQCYSDLTVKCDGVSLNFVVQVFNRRVECTGVCMGKAPAGITVGEVCDMVVRIANLGPNVRMRMVECLSDSFVVVEPSGLMRDLPHYVNTNIRNILAAPIRVEPDWSYEEQESLKNGERVLLTVMHQTPDHETFGHPFQVLVHPRWTLGEIKGAIREKLCLPKREWDRWSFFQQMDGYNRAWKANDDCLDWDKSSDIKLLAEHPKPYDKSRSFSAMRIA; this comes from the coding sequence ATGCATTGGTACGTGGATCAGGAGGCGCCTGATCGTATGCCGCCAATTTCTGCTAACGAAGTTGAGCTGGTCGTATCGGATTTTAGGGGCAAGGTTATCGAGCCTCTTTCGCGGTTGTTAAAAGAAGGGGACCCCAATGAAGAGATACGAAGGCTGCAAAATTTGACCGTCTTTTCGGAATGGAAGGACATTCCGAACTTCAGGTTCCGGATTATGTTTTTTCCTGTCTCTCCGCAGCCGGAAGGCGATTCGGGGATTCAGGAATATCACATATCCGCGTATGTCGAGGGCACTGCGAAGGACGACTGGCCTGAGAATTGGGTGTGTTACAGCACCCGTTTCTGCGTGATTGTCCTAAATCACAAGGATGTGCACTTGTCTGTATACAAGGCGGACAGCTTCAATTTTTCGAGTTCAGAGGCCGACCGCGGGTGGCAGGGTATTCTTACCCACACACAGTTGGTCGATGGCGGCTTTCTGAACGAAAACGGTGACCTGGTGCTGCGCGCAGGGGTATACCCTATTGGTGCTGAGGTCAATCGCGCTGCGCGTGAACATGGGTATGACTGCCGGAAGGCTACTGGCTTCGTTGGGTTGCAGAACCACGGGGCGACGTGCTACATGAATGCGCTGCTCCAAAGTTTGTACAGCATCACCAAATTCCGCAAAGCGGTCTACAGCCTCAACTTCCGTGTTGACGAGATGATCGGAGAGCAGTCGTATGAGATTATGAAGCGACTGCAGAGCGAAATGCGTGATTGCCACCCCAGCGAGGTCCAATCCAACAATGGGTACAAGAACTCCAAACGTAAGTCTCACGAGCACAGCGAATTTAATAATGAAGATAACGAGGGCTCCGCGGATAACAGTGACTTGTTCGTTGACAGCAATATGGATGAGCGTGATTGCCGTGCCATTTTGATGGAAGAAGAGGAAGAGCAGAAGAAGGTCCCCAGCGTGGGCTTGGCGCTGCAAAATCTTTTTTACAAGCTGCGCTACGCACAGCATGCGCCTCCTTGCAAGGAGCTGATGCGTTCTTTTGGCTGGGACTCCTCGGACATGTTTACGCAGCAGGATTCGCACGAGCTTttgaagctgctgcttgACAAAATGGAGGAGCAAATGAAGGGCACACCTGTGGAGGGTTCCGTCAAGCAGATGTTCGAAGGTGAGATGGAAACTTACATTGAGTGCATCGACATCGATTACAAGTCGTCTCGCATGGAAACCTTTGAGGACATTCAGCTTGACATTCAGGGTTGTTCCGATATTTACGACTCGTTAAAGAAGTTGACGGAGGCGGAGATTCTCAGTGGCGACAACATGTACGAGGCTGAGGGTCACGGTAAACAGCGTGCCCGCAAAGGCATCCGTTTCCTGAAATTCCCGCCCGTTTGCGTTTTCTTGCTGAAGAGGTTCACTTTCGACCTGCAGCGCATGGACACTGTGAAGCTGAACGACCGTTTTGAGTTCTACAAGGAGATTGACCTATCTCCCTTCTGCCCTACCGGCGGTCAGTATGTGCTTCAGGCCGTGTCCGTGCACCACGGGTCGATTAACAGCGGCCACTACTACGCCTTTGCGGCGTCGGACAAAAGGCAATGGCATCGTTTCGACGATGAGAATGTGGCCAAGGTCAGCGAGTACGCGGTGATCGGTGACAACTTCGGCGGCGAGGAACCAGACTGCTACAATTACTGTTCAGCAGAAAACGAGTCGTCACCCCGTCCCTCTCGGCGAACCAAGAATTACAACGCGTACATCCTTATATACGTCTTGAAAAGTGCGGCTGGGGACATCCTCGGCGACTGCGACCCCGTGAGCGAGGGGTACAGCATGATCACCCGATGTTGTATGCAGGATCGTCTTGCTGCGATGCGCCACCGCGTGCGTGAACGTCTGAGTCAGTCCATCAAGGTCAAGGTTTTCGAAAAATCGGATTTCGAGGGCCTTAAGTTTATGGACCAGCCTTTTATGGGCTGGCTGGGCGGCAAGGTTATTACGTTCGATCGCTCCACCGTGCTCTCTGAAGCCCTGAAGCGCATTGGGAACATGTTTGCCAAACCAGATACGGATGTGTATGCCGGGCCGGAGAACTTCCATGTAATGGGTATAAACAGGAGCACCCATCGTTTCTGCTGCCTTGCTGAAGTTCGTGGTCATCAGGAGGTCTCCGACGACACGTTGCAATCGATTGTTTCTCAGATTCGCCACGACGTTTTCCAGGTGTACGACCCTACGCTGTATATTCTCTACGTCCCCCGGCCTATGCACTGTGCGTCAATTCAGTCTTCGAGCTTGTTCTTCATTAAGTACTTCGACATTTTCTCGGAAAACCCGGATGGAGAACGGCTGATATGCATCGATGTGGTCTACCTCTCACCGGAAGGTACGATCCTGCAGGTTGCAGGACCGGCTTTGTGCAAGTTGGCGCGCTTCATGACCGAAGGCCTGATCACGCCATACCATGTGAGCGCTATTGAACGTTGCGTTTCCAGGATTGGATCCGTGGACATGAGTAGCAAATCAGTTCGGGAAATGGACGCCATATTAAACCAAATACTTCACGAGGAGTCCTTGCACCTGAATTGGTACGTCGAGCAGTCCGGCCTGTATGAGGCGGTTGCGCTGAACAAGACACTGAAGGAGCAGCACCTGGGAAATGGCGACTTGCTGGTTTTCAACTTCCGTCCTACCGAATCTATGCGCCGTTTGGTGGAGGAGATAGATACGAAATTCACGCTGAAAGAGGACTTCGTTGAAACTCGCCCAGTTCTGGAGGGGGCCCTTTCGGGACCCCTGTTCCACGTGTCTGCTGACTACCTGCAAAGTGGCGAGGCCCCTGGCGCCAGTATCAGCCCTCACACGATCGCATTCAGGGACATGAGAGCGCGTTGGGAATCGTTCGCTGCGACTGAGATTTTGAAGTACCAGAGCGTGAACATGTTTCCCATCTACGACTTCCCGAGCTTTATCGATTGGCGCCTGAACGTCGTGACGATAACGTTCGAGCTGTACAACCCTTTTGAGCAGTTGGGTGCGTGGGTGAATTGTTGTGGCTCCATAGTCAAGGCTGTGGGAAGTGTAGACGATCCGTCGCCAAAGTCCTTCGAAGAGTCGCCCAAGGTAGCAGGGCCTTTGAAGACCGTGCAGTTCACGCTTGACCTCAGGGTACCTTGCAAACATGCTCTTCGATATGTCTGCTGGTCCATGGGTGTTGACCCCGCGCACGTGTTATTTTATGCCCACCAACCACACAAGTTGGAGTCTATTTGGATGCGCCCGGCGTCGATCGACGACTTCTGCCACCGCGATGGCTCACTCGGTTTCGTCCAGAAGCCCTTGTCTAATCTGTTCACCGCTTTGGGGAAGGCCGTGAGACACGACAACGCCAACAGGGATGCGGTGATGAGGTCAGGCAGCATAAACAGCAATGCGCAATGCAGTGACCACAGCGTTGACAGCGCATGCCAAACGGATATAAGCGCTGCAAGCGGCACTGGAAATGCAAATGGCATCGGCAACGTTCTCGCACTTCCAAACCGCACCATATCGGGCAGCGATACTGGCATTCTCGACTCTGGTCGCGACACCGGCCGTGAAGAAATGATGGGGGGAGTGCCGTTGGCTAATTCACTTAATAGCCGCTTTGAGGGCGGTAGCAACAAGCCTAACGTCATTTACATGGCAGTCTTTCCCCAGTGTTACAGCGACTTGACGGTGAAGTGTGATGGAGTGTCGCTGAACTTTGTAGTCCAGGTTTTCAACCGTCGCGTAGAGTGTACAGGAGTGTGCATGGGCAAGGCTCCGGCAGGCATCACTGTTGGGGAGGTCTGCGACATGGTTGTTCGCATCGCAAATCTAGGGCCGAATGTCAGAATGCGCATGGTCGAGTGCTTGTCTGATTCGTTCGTGGTTGTCGAGCCATCGGGACTCATGCGGGACCTTCCGCATTACGTCAACACCAACATCCGCAACATCCTCGCTGCGCCAATAAGGGTAGAGCCTGACTGGTCTTACGAGGAGCAGGAGAGCCTTAAAAACGGCGAACGTGTGCTGCTGACGGTCATGCATCAGACCCCTGACCACGAGACCTTTGGCCACCCGTTCCAGGTTCTGGTACATCCCCGTTGGACGTTGGGTGAGATCAAGGGCGCCATAAGGGAGAAGCTGTGTCTGCCCAAGCGCGAGTGGGATCGCTGGTCTTTCTTCCAGCAGATGGATGGTTACAACCGCGCGTGGAAGGCCAATGACGATTGCCTCGACTGGGACAAGAGCTCAGACATAAAGCTGCTCGCGGAACACCCCAAGCCCTACGATAAGTCCCGCAGCTTCAGTGCGATGCGTATTGCGTGA